The Chloroflexota bacterium region CGCGGAGCTGACGCTGTGCGCCTCCAACCCGCTCAGCACGCAGGATGACGTGGCGGCGGCGCTGGCCCAGGAGTACGGCATCCCCACCTTCGCCATCAAGGGCGAGGACAACAAGACGTACTACCGGCATATCCAATCGGCGCTAGACCTTAAGCCGACGATGACACTGGACGACGGGGCGGACCTCGTCTCGACGCTGCACAAGGATCGGAAGGCGCTGCTCCAGCACGTCATCGGCGGGATGGAGGAGACGACGACAGGGGTCCACCGGCTGCACAGCATGGCGGCGGATAAGGCCCTGAAGTACCCCATCATCGCGGTGAACGACGCCGATACAAAGCATATGTTCGATAACCGCTACGGCACAGGCCAAAGCACCCTGGACGGCATCACACGGGCCACAAACGTCCTCTGGGCGGGGAAAAAGGTGGTAGTGGCGGGTTACGGGTGGTGCGGGCGCGGCGTGGCGATGCGCGCAAAAGGCCAGGGGGGCCAGGTCATCGTAACCGAGGTGGAGCCGGTGCGAGCGCTGGAGGCGGCGATGGACGGCTTTGAGGTCATGCCGATGAACGACGCTGCGCCGCAGGGCGACATCTTCATCACCGTCACGGGCGGGCTGAACGCCATAGACAAGCAGCACTTTGAGACGATGAAGGACGGCGCGATCCTGGCGAACTCCGGGCACTTCAATGTGGAGATCAACCTGAAGGAACTGGAGAAGATGTCCGAGGCGCGGCGAGAGGTGCGGCCGTTCGTGGAGGAGTTCACGCTGGAGAACGGGCGCAAGGTATTCGTCTTGGGCGAAGGACGGCTCATCAACCTGGCGGCGGCAGAGGGACACCCTGCATCGGTGATGGACATGAGCTTCGCGAACCAGGCGCTGTGCGCAGAGTACCTGGCGAGCCGCGGAAAGCCGCTCCGCCCGGGGGTCTACCCGGTCCCGAAGGAGATTGACCAAGAGGTGGCGAGCATCAAGCTGCGAACGCTCGGCATGTCCATAGACAAGCTCACTCCAGCCCAGCAGAAGTACCTCGCGAGCTGGTCTGAAGGCACCTAATCCCCTCTAAAATCCATCACAAAGGAACAAGAGCATGGCATTCACATTCACGG contains the following coding sequences:
- a CDS encoding adenosylhomocysteinase, with the translated sequence MATGDVKNVKLSKDGVKRIEWAGREMPVLREIQQRFAKQKPLRNQRIAACLHVTTETANLMLVLQAGGAELTLCASNPLSTQDDVAAALAQEYGIPTFAIKGEDNKTYYRHIQSALDLKPTMTLDDGADLVSTLHKDRKALLQHVIGGMEETTTGVHRLHSMAADKALKYPIIAVNDADTKHMFDNRYGTGQSTLDGITRATNVLWAGKKVVVAGYGWCGRGVAMRAKGQGGQVIVTEVEPVRALEAAMDGFEVMPMNDAAPQGDIFITVTGGLNAIDKQHFETMKDGAILANSGHFNVEINLKELEKMSEARREVRPFVEEFTLENGRKVFVLGEGRLINLAAAEGHPASVMDMSFANQALCAEYLASRGKPLRPGVYPVPKEIDQEVASIKLRTLGMSIDKLTPAQQKYLASWSEGT